A single region of the Myripristis murdjan chromosome 3, fMyrMur1.1, whole genome shotgun sequence genome encodes:
- the aktip gene encoding AKT-interacting protein — protein MNLNPFWSMSASTSRKPRSDGEEQSGQGEQRASPARPPFGKKQLPAIPKNAAPITKPASMAASAQAANGTHASYGPFYLEYSLLAEFTLVIKQKLPGIYVQPSYKSALMWFGVIFIRHGLYQDGVFKFTVYIPDNYPDGECPRVVFDIPVFHPLVDPVSGELDVRRAFTKWRRNHNHIWQVLMYARTIFYKINTMEPLNPEAAVLYEKDVQLFKSKVVDSVKLCNSHLFDQPKIDDPYAISFSPWNPAVHDEAKERMFTHKRRPEDHHKGMQVSGLSWVKPGSTQPFSKDDSPPQS, from the exons ATGAACCTGAACCCCTTCTGGAGCATGTCTGCCAGTACAAGTCGAAAG CCAAGGTCTGACGGCGAGGAACAGAGCGGGCAGGGGGAGCAGAGAGCCAGCCCAGCCCGGCCACCCTTTGGCAAAAAGCAGCTTCCTGCCATCCCTAAGAATGCAGCTCCCATTACCAAGCCTGCATCAATGGCCGCCTCGGCCCAAGCAGCCAATGGCACACACGCCTCTTATGGCCCCTTCTACCTGGAGTACTCCTTGCTGGCAGAGTT CACACTAGTGATCAAGCAGAAACTCCCAGGAATTTATGTACAGCCATCTTACAAGTCTGCTCTAA TGTGGTTTGGGGTCATATTCATCAGACATGGCTTGTACCAGGATGGAGTCTTCAAATTCACTGTGTATATTCCAGATAATTACCCCGATGGAGAGTGTCCT AGAGTGGTGTTTGATATCCCAGTCTTCCATCCCCTGGTGGATCCTGTGTCTGGAGAGCTTGATGTCAGAAGAGCTTTCACCAAGTGGAg acGGAATCACAACCACATCTGGCAGGTCTTGATGTATGCACGTACTATTTTCTACAAGATCAACACCATGGAACCACTCAACCCAGAGGCTGCTGTGCT ataTGAAAAGGATGTGCAGTTATTCAAAAGCAAGGTGGTGGACAGTGTGAAACTATGCAACAGTCATCTTTTTGACCAGCCCAAGATAGACGATCCCTACGCAATAAG CTTTTCTCCATGGAACCCAGCTGTTCATGATGAAGCAAAGGAGCGGATGTTTACGCATAAA AGACGGCCTGAGGATCACCACAAGGGAATGCAAGTGTCAGGACTGTCTTGGGTGAAGCCCGGATCAACACAGCCCTTCAGCAAAGACGACAGCCCTCCTCAGAGCTGA